One Gordonia zhaorongruii DNA segment encodes these proteins:
- a CDS encoding sulfotransferase family protein, which translates to MTEPRTSVGTVEDLHASASRTVGLDDFGDQDYLEPLQVLLDSYQRDAGLTETGSKMFRFFLKGALIARLLSEAGWKNNPQCADVPIERPIFVTGLPRTGTTALHRLLAADPAHQGLEMWLTEFPQPRPPRDTWEDNPVFAQIEAGLNQHHVANPEFMGLHYMSAGEVEECWQLLRQSVMSISYESLAYVPGYSSWLAQQDWTPAYRRHRRNLQLIGSNDPERRWVLKNPSHLFALDALMAAYPDALIVQTHRPPETIIPSMCSLAEHATDGYSTVFTGERIGQTQLELWSRGLREFSSARAKYDPAQFVDVEFDELRADPFAAVQRVYDAAGAEFTRDARDAMTVLDEESKSGDRRPAHKYSLEDYGLTAAQVRAAFA; encoded by the coding sequence ATGACTGAACCGCGCACGTCGGTCGGCACCGTGGAGGACCTGCATGCCTCCGCGTCGCGGACCGTCGGACTCGACGACTTCGGTGACCAGGACTACCTGGAGCCGCTGCAGGTACTGCTCGACTCCTATCAGCGCGATGCGGGCCTCACCGAGACCGGCAGCAAGATGTTCCGGTTCTTCCTCAAGGGCGCGCTCATCGCGCGGCTGCTGAGCGAGGCGGGCTGGAAGAACAACCCGCAGTGCGCCGACGTGCCGATCGAGCGGCCGATCTTCGTCACCGGACTGCCGCGCACCGGTACCACCGCCTTGCATCGTCTTCTCGCCGCCGATCCCGCGCACCAGGGCCTGGAGATGTGGCTGACCGAGTTTCCGCAACCCCGCCCGCCGCGTGACACGTGGGAGGACAACCCGGTCTTCGCGCAGATCGAAGCCGGTCTCAACCAGCATCACGTCGCGAATCCGGAGTTCATGGGCCTCCACTACATGAGTGCCGGCGAGGTGGAGGAGTGCTGGCAGCTGCTGCGGCAGTCCGTCATGTCGATCTCGTACGAATCGCTCGCGTACGTGCCGGGCTACTCGTCGTGGCTCGCACAGCAGGATTGGACTCCTGCGTACCGACGGCATCGGCGCAATCTGCAGCTGATCGGGTCGAATGACCCGGAGCGACGGTGGGTGCTGAAGAACCCGAGCCACCTGTTCGCGTTGGACGCCCTGATGGCGGCGTACCCGGATGCGCTCATCGTGCAGACGCATCGCCCACCGGAGACGATCATCCCGTCTATGTGCAGCCTCGCTGAGCACGCGACCGACGGCTACTCGACGGTCTTCACCGGGGAGCGGATCGGGCAGACGCAACTCGAGTTGTGGTCCAGGGGACTGCGCGAATTCTCTTCGGCTCGAGCGAAGTACGACCCGGCTCAGTTCGTGGACGTCGAGTTCGACGAACTGCGCGCCGACCCGTTCGCCGCGGTGCAACGGGTGTACGACGCGGCAGGCGCCGAATTCACCCGCGATGCACGCGACGCGATGACCGTGCTCGACGAGGAGTCGAAGTCCGGCGACCGCCGCCCTGCGCACAAGTACTCGCTGGAGGACTACGGTCTCACCGCCGCACAGGTGCGTGCCGCTTTCGCGTGA
- the hsaC gene encoding iron-dependent extradiol dioxygenase HsaC, whose amino-acid sequence MTEQLSPIRSLGYMRIDATDMDAWRQYGLKVLGMVEGSGSIPGALYLRMDDFPARLVIVPSDRDHLACSGWECATAADLQNVRDRLSANGIDFREGTAEEIADRRVAELIVFADPDGNVLEAFHGVALQHRRVVSQYGHTFVTGEQGLGHVVLTTTDDAKALAFYRDVLGFRLRDSMRLPPQVVGREEGDEPPWLRFFGCNPRHHSLAFLPIPNSTGIVHLMVEVENTDDVGLAHDRALRKKVPMSATLGRHVNDLMYSFYMKTPGGFDIEFGCEGRTVDDDEWIARESTAVSLWGHDFTIGMK is encoded by the coding sequence ATGACTGAACAGTTGAGCCCGATCAGGTCGCTCGGCTACATGCGGATCGACGCCACCGACATGGATGCATGGCGGCAGTACGGCCTGAAGGTCCTCGGCATGGTGGAGGGCTCCGGGAGCATTCCCGGAGCGCTCTACCTGCGCATGGACGACTTCCCGGCACGGCTGGTGATCGTGCCGTCCGATCGAGATCATCTCGCCTGCTCGGGGTGGGAATGTGCGACCGCGGCTGACCTGCAGAATGTCCGTGACCGACTGTCCGCCAACGGGATCGACTTCCGCGAAGGGACTGCCGAGGAGATCGCCGATCGCCGGGTCGCCGAACTGATCGTGTTCGCCGATCCCGACGGCAACGTCCTCGAGGCGTTCCACGGAGTGGCTCTCCAGCACCGCCGCGTCGTCAGTCAGTACGGGCACACCTTCGTCACGGGGGAGCAGGGGCTCGGCCACGTGGTGCTCACCACCACCGACGATGCGAAGGCCCTCGCGTTCTACCGTGACGTCCTCGGGTTCCGGCTGCGTGACTCGATGCGGCTGCCGCCGCAGGTCGTCGGCCGCGAGGAGGGTGACGAGCCGCCGTGGCTGCGCTTCTTCGGATGCAACCCGCGGCACCACTCGCTCGCGTTCCTGCCGATTCCCAACAGCACCGGGATCGTGCACCTCATGGTCGAGGTCGAGAACACCGACGACGTCGGCCTGGCGCATGACCGTGCGCTGCGGAAGAAGGTGCCGATGTCGGCGACCCTGGGCCGTCACGTCAACGACCTGATGTACTCGTTCTACATGAAGACCCCAGGCGGGTTCGACATCGAATTCGGTTGCGAGGGACGGACAGTGGACGACGACGAGTGGATCGCACGCGAGTCCACCGCCGTCAGCCTGTGGGGGCACGACTTCACAATCGGCATGAAGTAG
- a CDS encoding Rieske 2Fe-2S domain-containing protein translates to MTDTDIREIDTGAPPTRFARGWHCIGLASDYNDGKPHSLEIFGTKLVVWADSAGEIKCLDAYCRHMGADLSQGKLRGDNIACAFHGWEWNGKGRCAGVPYAKRHPKLAKTRKWSTMTRNGQAFVYNDPEGNPPPEDVIIPELAEHGDEQWTDWTWNRLVIEGSNCREIIDNVVDMAHFFYVHYALPDYFKNVFEGETAAQYMNSRGRPDIALTSAYGDTRLESIAAYYGPSYMLNPMVQYYGDYAIETILTNCHYPIDENSFVLMFGVMAKIPDGLTAEQGAKMVKKITQGVEVGFMQDVEIWRGKTRIDNPLLVEEDGPVYQLRRWYEQYYVDAEDVTDEMSGRFEYEIDTEKALENWNIEVEENLRRQAEEKAAEAAAAENADSEGADSEGASV, encoded by the coding sequence ATGACTGACACCGACATTCGGGAGATCGACACCGGAGCGCCCCCGACCCGCTTCGCACGGGGTTGGCACTGCATCGGGCTGGCCTCCGACTACAACGACGGAAAGCCGCACTCCCTCGAGATCTTCGGCACCAAGCTGGTCGTCTGGGCCGACAGCGCCGGAGAGATCAAGTGCCTCGATGCCTACTGCCGCCACATGGGCGCCGACCTGTCGCAGGGAAAGCTGCGCGGCGACAACATCGCGTGCGCCTTCCACGGCTGGGAGTGGAACGGCAAGGGCCGGTGCGCCGGCGTGCCGTACGCCAAGCGCCACCCCAAGCTGGCCAAGACGCGCAAGTGGTCCACGATGACCCGCAACGGCCAGGCGTTCGTCTACAACGACCCCGAGGGCAACCCGCCGCCGGAGGACGTGATCATCCCCGAGCTCGCCGAGCACGGCGACGAGCAGTGGACCGACTGGACCTGGAACCGCCTCGTCATCGAGGGCTCCAACTGCCGCGAGATCATCGACAACGTCGTCGACATGGCGCACTTCTTCTACGTGCACTACGCCCTGCCCGACTACTTCAAGAACGTCTTCGAAGGCGAGACCGCGGCGCAGTACATGAACAGCCGCGGCCGCCCCGACATCGCACTGACGTCGGCGTACGGTGACACCCGGCTGGAGTCGATCGCCGCGTACTACGGTCCGTCCTACATGCTGAACCCGATGGTCCAGTACTACGGCGACTACGCGATCGAGACCATCCTGACCAACTGCCACTACCCGATCGACGAGAACTCGTTCGTGCTGATGTTCGGCGTCATGGCGAAGATCCCCGACGGCCTCACCGCCGAGCAGGGCGCCAAGATGGTCAAGAAGATCACCCAGGGCGTCGAGGTCGGGTTCATGCAGGACGTCGAGATCTGGCGTGGCAAGACCCGTATCGACAACCCGCTGCTGGTCGAGGAGGACGGTCCCGTCTACCAGCTCCGCCGCTGGTACGAGCAGTACTACGTGGACGCCGAGGACGTCACCGATGAGATGTCCGGTCGATTCGAGTACGAGATCGACACCGAGAAGGCGCTCGAGAACTGGAATATCGAGGTCGAGGAGAATTTGCGGCGCCAGGCGGAGGAGAAGGCCGCAGAAGCCGCGGCTGCCGAGAACGCGGACTCCGAGGGCGCAGACTCCGAGGGCGCGTCGGTCTGA
- a CDS encoding acyl-CoA dehydrogenase family protein, whose product MTSPIGAEDRAALTDSIRDLLRKRSDPAAVRAAMAADGRVDRSLWTTLCTEIGVAALAVDEDHDGAGASWGEAALAVEEIGAALAPVPVLSSAVLAVGTVLAADDPDSAARLLPGLASGETIGALCWAGPQGWADPGVTANAGMLSGTADYVLDGESADVFLVLAGTDDDPAAITLHEIPASTPGVTVTALPVLDPTRALARVTFDDVPATTIASPPDLAERVRTLAWTMLSAEQVGGAARAVALTVEYTQSRSQFGRTLASFQALKHRMADMYVSVEAMRSLSGAAVAALVEGRDDAAELAAAAHAYCSEEYLRVTGEAIQLHGGIGITWEHDIGLFFKRANADAQLFGRPHEALAEISLQ is encoded by the coding sequence GTGACCTCCCCGATCGGCGCCGAGGATCGCGCCGCGCTCACCGACTCGATCCGCGACCTGCTGCGCAAGCGCAGTGACCCCGCCGCGGTGCGTGCCGCCATGGCGGCGGACGGTCGCGTCGACCGGAGCCTCTGGACCACCCTCTGCACCGAGATCGGCGTCGCCGCACTCGCCGTCGACGAGGATCACGACGGCGCGGGCGCCTCATGGGGTGAAGCCGCTCTGGCCGTCGAGGAGATCGGTGCGGCGCTCGCACCCGTTCCCGTCCTCTCCTCTGCGGTGCTGGCGGTCGGCACGGTGCTGGCCGCCGACGACCCCGACTCCGCAGCCAGGCTCCTGCCCGGCCTCGCGTCCGGCGAGACCATCGGCGCCCTCTGCTGGGCGGGCCCGCAGGGGTGGGCCGATCCCGGTGTCACCGCGAACGCCGGGATGCTCTCGGGCACAGCCGACTACGTTCTCGACGGCGAGTCCGCGGACGTGTTCCTCGTGCTCGCGGGCACCGACGACGACCCAGCCGCCATCACCCTGCATGAGATCCCGGCGTCCACTCCCGGTGTCACGGTGACTGCGCTGCCCGTCCTCGATCCGACCCGCGCCCTGGCTCGCGTCACCTTCGACGACGTGCCGGCCACCACAATCGCCTCGCCTCCGGACCTCGCTGAACGCGTCCGCACGCTCGCCTGGACGATGCTGTCGGCCGAGCAGGTCGGCGGTGCCGCCCGCGCGGTTGCGTTGACCGTCGAGTACACGCAGTCGCGTTCGCAGTTCGGGCGCACTCTGGCGTCCTTCCAGGCGCTGAAGCACAGAATGGCCGACATGTACGTGTCGGTGGAGGCGATGCGCTCGCTGTCCGGCGCCGCCGTCGCCGCTCTGGTCGAGGGCCGTGACGATGCCGCCGAGCTCGCGGCCGCCGCCCACGCCTACTGCTCCGAGGAGTACCTGCGCGTGACCGGTGAGGCCATCCAGCTGCACGGCGGAATCGGCATCACCTGGGAGCACGACATCGGCCTGTTCTTCAAGCGTGCCAACGCTGACGCCCAGCTCTTCGGCCGCCCCCACGAGGCCCTCGCCGAGATCTCGCTGCAGTAG
- a CDS encoding SDR family oxidoreductase encodes MPNLLDRRVVVVSGVGPGLGRAVCLRAARNGARVVLAARTQSRLDEVAAQVRDAGGEALAVPTDITDDAAVDNLVQAVNDEYGRVDVLVNNAFAVPSMKPLGRTDFEQITSSIDLTVLGTLRVIKAFTPGLAETAGSIVNINSMVIRHSEPRYGSYKIAKSALLAMSQSLATELGEQGIRINSVAPGYIWDDQLKWYFGQIAEKYGITADQVYEQTASKSDLKRLPEPEEIADAVMFLASDMARSVTGHTLDVNCGEYHD; translated from the coding sequence ATGCCGAATCTTCTCGACCGCAGAGTCGTCGTCGTCTCCGGCGTCGGGCCCGGCCTTGGCCGTGCCGTCTGCCTGCGTGCCGCGCGCAACGGAGCGAGAGTGGTGCTGGCAGCGCGCACGCAGTCGCGTCTCGACGAGGTCGCCGCGCAGGTGCGAGATGCCGGCGGAGAAGCCCTCGCGGTGCCGACCGACATCACCGACGACGCTGCGGTCGACAACCTCGTGCAAGCCGTGAACGACGAGTACGGGCGCGTGGACGTACTGGTCAACAACGCCTTCGCAGTACCGTCGATGAAGCCGTTGGGCCGCACCGACTTCGAGCAGATCACGTCGAGTATCGATCTGACGGTGCTCGGCACGCTGCGTGTCATCAAGGCGTTCACGCCGGGCCTCGCCGAGACAGCCGGGTCGATCGTGAACATCAACTCGATGGTGATCCGACATTCGGAGCCCCGCTACGGCAGTTACAAGATCGCGAAGTCGGCACTGCTCGCGATGTCCCAGAGCCTTGCGACGGAACTGGGGGAGCAGGGGATCCGGATCAACTCGGTGGCGCCCGGATACATCTGGGACGACCAGTTGAAGTGGTACTTCGGTCAGATCGCCGAGAAGTACGGGATCACCGCCGATCAGGTGTACGAGCAGACCGCCTCGAAGAGCGATCTGAAGCGACTTCCCGAGCCGGAGGAGATCGCCGACGCGGTGATGTTCCTGGCATCCGACATGGCTCGATCGGTCACCGGACACACCCTCGACGTGAACTGCGGGGAATACCATGACTGA
- the hsaA gene encoding 3-hydroxy-9,10-secoandrosta-1,3,5(10)-triene-9,17-dione monooxygenase oxygenase subunit — translation MGAQRSEAAQQVLDKIDALLPELAQRAQSTEDARRIPDEVAELLTETGFFKLMQPSQWGGHETDPVTFYEAVRRLATACGSTGWVAGIVGIHNWHLALFPQQAQEDVWGENPDVRISSSYAPMGAGEVVDGGYKVNGSWAWSSGCDLGEWVVVGGPVIKDGKPVDFVSFLIPRGDYTIKDVWNVVGLRGTGSNTIEVKDAFVPTHRMLSFRTMGQGKAPGLEQNTAPVYKMPWGTIHPSTISAPIVGMAYGAYTAHVEHQGKRVRAAYAGEKSKDDPFAKVRIAEAGSDIDAAWRQLAGNLQDEYDLILAGEEVPMEMRLCARRDQVRATGRAITAIDRLFENSGAHALENGTPIQRFWRDAHAGRVHAANDPERAYVAYGNGEFGIPIGDTMV, via the coding sequence ATGGGAGCACAGCGAAGCGAGGCTGCGCAGCAGGTTCTGGACAAGATCGATGCACTGCTGCCCGAGCTCGCGCAGCGCGCACAGTCCACTGAGGATGCGCGTCGCATCCCTGATGAGGTCGCCGAGCTCCTCACCGAGACCGGGTTCTTCAAGCTGATGCAGCCGTCGCAGTGGGGCGGCCACGAGACCGATCCGGTCACGTTCTACGAGGCGGTTCGTCGATTGGCCACCGCGTGCGGATCCACGGGGTGGGTCGCAGGCATCGTCGGCATCCACAACTGGCATCTGGCCCTCTTCCCGCAGCAGGCGCAGGAAGACGTGTGGGGCGAGAACCCCGACGTCCGGATCTCGTCCTCGTACGCACCGATGGGCGCAGGTGAGGTCGTCGACGGCGGGTACAAGGTCAATGGCTCGTGGGCCTGGTCGTCGGGCTGCGACCTCGGCGAGTGGGTCGTCGTCGGCGGACCCGTCATCAAGGACGGCAAGCCCGTCGACTTCGTCAGCTTCCTGATCCCGCGCGGCGATTACACCATCAAGGACGTGTGGAACGTCGTCGGACTCCGCGGAACCGGCTCCAACACCATCGAGGTGAAGGACGCGTTCGTGCCGACGCATCGCATGCTGAGCTTCCGCACCATGGGCCAGGGCAAGGCGCCCGGCCTGGAGCAGAACACCGCCCCCGTCTACAAGATGCCGTGGGGCACCATCCACCCGTCCACCATCTCGGCGCCGATCGTCGGCATGGCGTACGGCGCGTACACCGCGCACGTCGAGCACCAGGGCAAGCGCGTCCGTGCGGCCTACGCGGGCGAGAAGTCGAAGGACGACCCGTTCGCCAAGGTCCGCATCGCCGAAGCAGGCAGCGACATCGACGCCGCGTGGCGACAGTTGGCGGGCAACCTGCAGGACGAGTACGACCTGATTCTCGCGGGCGAAGAAGTCCCGATGGAGATGCGTCTGTGCGCCCGCCGCGACCAGGTGCGCGCCACCGGCCGCGCCATCACGGCCATCGACCGCCTCTTCGAGAACTCGGGTGCGCACGCCCTGGAGAACGGCACCCCGATCCAGCGCTTCTGGCGTGACGCCCATGCCGGGCGCGTCCACGCGGCCAACGATCCCGAGCGCGCGTACGTCGCCTACGGCAACGGCGAGTTCGGTATCCCCATCGGCGACACGATGGTGTGA
- a CDS encoding GIY-YIG nuclease family protein, with product MTAYMYIVQCADGSYYVGSTRNVDARVHQHSVGLGAEYTRRRRPIELKFVAEFENVAEAFSMEKRVQGWSRAKRKASIDGAYDQLPGLSRRGFRPSTESGDG from the coding sequence ATGACGGCCTACATGTACATCGTGCAATGCGCAGACGGCTCCTACTACGTCGGCAGTACCCGCAACGTGGATGCGCGCGTGCACCAGCACAGCGTCGGACTCGGTGCCGAGTACACCCGACGACGCAGGCCGATCGAGCTGAAGTTCGTCGCCGAGTTCGAGAACGTCGCCGAGGCCTTCTCAATGGAGAAGCGAGTGCAAGGCTGGTCCCGGGCCAAGCGCAAGGCGTCGATCGACGGTGCTTACGACCAGTTGCCGGGCCTGTCCAGGCGCGGGTTCCGGCCGAGCACGGAGTCGGGCGACGGGTGA
- the hsaB gene encoding 3-hydroxy-9,10-secoandrosta-1,3,5(10)-triene-9,17-dione monooxygenase reductase subunit — MAPLSPYGTEEFDSRQFRTAMGQFCTGVAVITTVTDEGNPVGFACQSFACLSLDPPLVVFCPMKTSRTWPLIEQSGTFVVNILSNKQQDVSAVFGAPGDDKFSKVDWDPSPGGAPVIRHSLTWAECSVEAVNDGGDHHVVIGRAKVLGEVLQDKPLLFYRGGYLSTEHPRVTPAAEALDYFVTWNGGDTWL; from the coding sequence ATGGCACCCCTATCGCCCTACGGCACAGAAGAATTCGATTCAAGGCAGTTTCGGACGGCGATGGGGCAGTTCTGCACCGGCGTCGCCGTCATCACCACGGTGACCGACGAGGGGAACCCGGTGGGCTTCGCCTGCCAGTCGTTCGCTTGTCTGTCGCTCGACCCGCCGCTCGTCGTCTTCTGCCCGATGAAGACCTCGCGGACGTGGCCGCTGATCGAGCAGAGCGGGACGTTCGTCGTCAACATCCTGTCGAACAAGCAGCAGGATGTGAGTGCGGTGTTCGGCGCGCCGGGCGACGACAAGTTCTCGAAGGTCGACTGGGATCCGTCGCCTGGCGGAGCACCGGTGATCCGGCACAGCCTCACGTGGGCGGAGTGCTCGGTCGAAGCGGTCAACGACGGCGGTGACCATCACGTCGTGATCGGTCGGGCGAAGGTCCTCGGCGAGGTACTCCAGGACAAGCCGCTCCTGTTCTACCGGGGCGGCTACCTGTCGACGGAACACCCCCGCGTCACCCCTGCGGCCGAGGCGCTCGACTACTTCGTCACCTGGAACGGCGGAGATACGTGGTTGTGA
- a CDS encoding VOC family protein: MPDYSAPMGAPVWLDLTTSDADRAAGFYAQVFGWTASDPDPALGGYRMLSARGREVAGLVQAGPDGPADAWSVYFHVADAANVATRAESLGATTLVPAMAVGDLGVMAVLADPAGAAFALWQPQKHPGFTVMDSPGAPCWFQTMTMDFAASTAFYTELFGWSITEGGTGGAPDATGPSRYGLALLDSVQVGGFMPGQGMLPDDHPSFWEGFITVDDAPATIARAVDLGGSVVMEPEATPFGVLGAFKDPMGATISICVPPVGA; encoded by the coding sequence ATGCCCGACTACTCCGCGCCCATGGGTGCCCCTGTGTGGCTCGACCTCACCACCAGCGACGCCGACCGCGCCGCCGGCTTCTATGCGCAGGTCTTCGGCTGGACGGCGAGTGACCCCGATCCCGCTCTCGGCGGTTACCGGATGCTGTCGGCGCGCGGCCGGGAGGTCGCAGGGCTCGTGCAGGCCGGTCCGGACGGTCCGGCGGATGCCTGGTCGGTGTACTTCCACGTCGCGGACGCGGCCAACGTCGCCACTCGCGCCGAATCGTTGGGCGCGACCACGCTGGTCCCCGCGATGGCAGTCGGCGATCTCGGGGTGATGGCGGTGCTCGCCGATCCGGCCGGCGCAGCCTTCGCGCTGTGGCAGCCGCAGAAGCACCCGGGCTTCACCGTCATGGATTCGCCGGGCGCACCGTGTTGGTTCCAGACGATGACGATGGACTTCGCGGCATCGACCGCCTTCTACACCGAACTCTTCGGCTGGAGCATCACCGAGGGCGGCACCGGCGGTGCGCCTGATGCGACCGGCCCGAGCCGCTACGGCTTGGCCTTGCTCGACTCGGTCCAGGTCGGCGGCTTCATGCCCGGGCAGGGAATGCTGCCCGACGACCACCCGTCCTTCTGGGAAGGGTTCATCACCGTCGACGACGCCCCCGCGACGATCGCGCGCGCCGTCGACCTCGGCGGCAGCGTCGTCATGGAACCCGAGGCGACACCGTTCGGCGTCCTCGGTGCTTTCAAGGACCCGATGGGCGCGACGATCAGCATCTGCGTCCCGCCGGTCGGTGCCTGA